GCTTGGCGCCGTACTTGGAACGGCCCTGGCGGCGGTCATTGACGCCGGCGGTATCCAGGGCGCCGCGGATGATGTGGTAGCGCACGCCAGGCAAGTCCTTGACGCGGCCGCCGCGGATCATGACCACGGAGTGTTCCTGGAGGTTGTGGCCCTCGCCGGGGATGTAGGCGGTGACCTCGATGCCGTTGGTCAGGCGCACGCGAGCAACCTTACGCAGCGCCGAGTTGGGCTTTTTGGGCGTGGTCGTGTAGACGCGGGTGCACACACCGCGGCGCTGCGGGCAGGCCTGCAGGGCGGGCGTCTTCTTCCGCTTGACGACCTCGGCCCGGGCCTTGCGGATCAACTGGTTAATCGTGGGCATAGATTCCCTTCCTCAAAAGCGTTTCAGGCGCAAAGACCGCAGGACATAGTCCAGCGACGAACCCCTGTCAAGAGCTTTTCACAACGTAATCGGCAAGGCGGTCTCACATAGGCGCGCCAAAAAAGCACACCCGGCCACATCCCCAGCATGGGACGCGACGGACCGTCGCCGGAACCGACGGACACCATCCCTGACGGCAGGGTGTCCGGTATGGGGCACGACCCACAAGGGCCGCGGAAGATGCGCCACGTCGGCCGGTCAGCATTCCGTCCTGGCGGCGCGCTTCCCCGCTGATGCAGGCAGGGAGCGGTGGTTCAACTCAAATGCACGCGAAGATTCCCGCGAACGGGAGAAACGCTCTGTACTCCAACTCCCGCGTGATGGCAAGCGGAAAATATGATTTTTGACTCTCGTTTAAGGTCCATATTCCCGTCCGACTGTTGCGGGCAAACCAACGTCAAAGGCCCGCCCCGCATATGCGGGGCG
Above is a genomic segment from Alkalidesulfovibrio alkalitolerans DSM 16529 containing:
- the rpsL gene encoding 30S ribosomal protein S12 codes for the protein MPTINQLIRKARAEVVKRKKTPALQACPQRRGVCTRVYTTTPKKPNSALRKVARVRLTNGIEVTAYIPGEGHNLQEHSVVMIRGGRVKDLPGVRYHIIRGALDTAGVNDRRQGRSKYGAKRPK